TATGTCATTGTCACCGTCATTCGCGACAGGATTTATGTGATCGATGTGAAGAATAACATCTGGAGCCGCTTTTCCGCAATACTGACAGGTAAATTTGTCACGCTTCAATACTTCGAACCGAATAGATTTCGGGATGTTTTTCCGCCTGTTTTCGATGTCGTTCATTGAGTCATTAATGCACCTCTCACGAAGCTGCGCAGCCCCCTACTTCCGCCTCACCCGCTTCGGCTTCTCTGGCACCAGCGTCATCTGCGGCGTCACCTTGATCCCCATGCGCTTGTAGTAGTCCATCATCTTCTCCGTCGCTACTCGGCTGGCTTCGAGACCGATGCGCACCATCTCCGACATTTCCATCGGCGGAACTTCCTGAACTTTAGTGGAAGCAAGCATGGTCTGGAGTTGTTCGAGGTTATGAGTGCTGCTGTCCGCAATCTGACGATGCGGTGGCAAGGCATTGTCCCACAGCACCCACTCATCGGCAAGCGGCAGATAATCCTGCATGAAATGCTTCCGGCTCCTGTCAAACCGGCGGCGCACATCCTCATCAGGCACATGGTGACCGCCCATCTTCACCCGCAGCGCCACACGCCCAACCGCCTGATCGCCAGAGCCAATCATGATGTAATGCAGCAGAAAACGATACCCCTGCGCCTTCGCCTCCCGAATCATCGCGACATACGTTTTACCGCTCAGTGTGGACTCAATCGCAAAGCTCGCCTTCGCCGCGATCAAACCTCGCGCCTCTTCTATCAGCAGCCTCCCCGCCTTGAATGCCGTAAGGCTCGGATCCAGCGGCGAAAGCCCCCGCGCGATCTCATCTGCATTGAGAAAGCGCATGATGCCAAGACGCGGCAGCAGCTCGCGGGCGAGCGTGGTTTTGCCAGCCCCGTTGCAGCCACCCAGAATGCACAATGTCGGTGTCATGCCTGTTGCGTCTTATCTTCCACAAAATCACCCGGACACAACCGCTTCACACCCTTCGTCAGCGGATTCTGATCCTTGCGCCCATGCACATATAGCGCCGTCCACTCCGCCAGCCGACGCCCCAGAATCCGACACGCCTCCTGCGTCTCCTCCTCACGCGGTTCCTTCGAGGCCACCGCGCCATAATGCAGCGTCATCTTCCGGCCCGAGTAGTCCGTCACGCCAAACACCAGGAACCCAAAATTCATGAGTACCGTCAGGATCGACTGACACGCCATCTCCATGCCCCCTCCCCAGCCGCCTGCACTGCTGAAAGCGCACGCGATCTTACCGTCCACCTCCAGCCACTTGTCCGCCATCGTCTCGTCCCAGAAGCGCTTCATCTTCCACGACAGAATCCCCATGTTCGTCGGGCTCCCCACCGCCAGCCCGTCGCACCACACCACATCCTCCGCCGTCGCCTCATCCACATGCCTCACCCGCACCTCCGTCTCCGGTACCTGCCCCGCCCCTTCCGCCACCAAAGCAGCCATCTTCGCGACATTGCCACTGCGGGAGTCATAGAGGACGAGGACTTTGTTCATAAAAGACATGGATAACTGGGCAAAGTAAGCGCTTTCTGGCTGAGCGCTCAACACTATTAGAATCAGTCGATAGAAGGTGCCAAACGTGTCAACGTTGACGCGAGATATGCAATCATTCAAATTAGAAGCATGAAGGAAGAAGAAGCCGTTTTTGTGTTGGGTAAAAAGTTCAGCTTCGCCCGAAACGAAGGAGAAAATCTTCCCACAACACGCGTGCGCGTTGGCAGCTCAATGGTCCTGCCAGAGGAGCTTGCAGACGAATATGACAAGCATTTCCCGCCAGGACCGAGAAAACACAAACGAGAAACCAACCGCGTGCTGAAATATGAACTCACGCTCGTTTTGGATGTCGATCGCAGCCCCGTCGAACATGGTTTGCGATTCTTCATTGAGGGACGCCCGATCGATGTCCTGGCAGATCATGCTGTTTTTTACGGAGCCGCAGCCAGCGAGTATCAGACGCTCATTTCTTCGAATAACAGCAACCGATATGACATCATTCGTGGGCACAGAATGACTTTTGTCATCGACAAGCTGGAAGAAAAAATGTCGGTCAAACAAGCCTCATTTTCTTGTGGCAGCACCCCTTGCAGTGAAGTGCCCATCATGGGCAGATTAACCACCTGGCTCCGAATAGAAGACTACGGAATGCACGACCCGGTTTATTTTCCCTTTGTGCCGTTTGATGCCTTTTGGAAAACCTGGAACTGGTACGTTGATCAACGCTCAAAGCAGATTGAGCAGCTTCGAAACATGCCGCTGCCGTCCTTTCCTCCTGAGATTCTAAACGATTAACCATCACCTCTTTTCCTGAAGCAACCCGCGACTTCCCGCGTTTGCTGCTAATCCATGAAGCGCCTTCTCCTCCTCACCCTGCTCCTCCTCGGCGCATTCGCCCACGCTGCGGACAAGCCCAACATCATCTTCATCCTCGCCGATGACATGGGCTATGGTGATGCTGGCTGCTTCGGCCAGAAAACACTCACCACGCCCCATCTCGACAAAATGGCCGCACAGGGCATGAAGTTCACCCGCATGTACGCCGGCTGCACCGTCTGCGCCCCGTCGCGCTGCGTCCTCATGACCGGCCTGCACACCGGCCACTGCCGCGTGCGTGGCAACGGCGAAGGCCATATCCCCGACGACGACCTCACGCTTCCCAAGGTCCTCAAATCCGCCGGCTACCACACCGCCTGCATCGGCAAATACGGCCTCGGCAAACCCATCCCCCTCGACGACCCGCAGCGCAAAGGCTTCGATGAATTCTTCGGCTACGTCGGCACCAGCCACGCGCATAACTTCTACACCAAAGCCCTCGTCCGAAACGGCAAGATCGTTGAGCTCCCCAACACCGTCATCCCCGGCTCCGCCAAAGATGCCAAAGATTACTCCGACAGCGACCTCGTCGGCACCGGCGTCGCTCCTCTCGATGGCCGCAAAGCCTGGGTCCCCCAGCTCCTTGCCGATGACGTCCAGCGCTACCTCGGCGAACGCGCCAAAGCCAAAGAGCCCTTCTTTCTCTACTACGCCTTCAATATCCCCCACGCCAACAACGAGGCTGGCAAAAACTCGCCCCTCGGCCACGGAATGGAATCCCCCGACTACGGCGAATTTAAAGACAAGGACTGGCCCGATGCCGAAAAAGGCTTCGCCCAGTTCATGCGCTTCCTCGACAACGAGGTTGGCAAAGTCCTCTCCCGCCTCAAAGAACTCGGCCTCGCCGAAAACACCCTCGTCATGTTCTCCAGCGACAACGGCCCCCATCAGGAGGGCGGTCATCAAAGCGACTTCTTCAACAGCAACGGCGACTTCAAAGGCATCAAGCGCGACATGACCGACGGCGGCATCCGCGAGCCCTTCATCGCCTGGTGGCCCGGCAGGATCAAAGCAGGCACCACCAGCGAACACGTCTGCGGCTTTCAAGACATTCTCCCCACCCTGGCGGATCTCAGCCTCACCAAACTCAGCAGCGATCCCCAGCTCGACGGCATCTCTTTTGCCCCCACCCTCCTTGGCAAATCAGATCAGCAACAGCACTCCCACCTTTACTGGGCCTTCGATGAACAGGGCGGCAAGATCGCCGTTCTCAAATGGCCCTGGAAACTCATCCACCTCAACACCGGCGCAGCTCCGAAAAACCCAAAAGCCAAAGGCAAGCCCAAGCCCCTCGAAAAACTCCTCTACAATCTCGAAACCGACATCGGCGAAGAAAAGAACCTCGCTGCCGAAAAGCCTGAAATCGTCGTCGAACTGGAAAAACTCATGCAGGCCTCATACCGCGCGCCTTAAAGCCCCGCGTACCATCCCCACCCCGCCTGCCACAAACAGCAGCGGAAACCAGATGGAATACAGCGCAGCCCGCGAGCCATGCTGCAGCACCGCCTCATCCGGTGCTGTCGGATTCACATAACACACTCGCTCCGTGCCGGGAGGAAACTCCTGCTGCCTCTGCATCGCCACATCCAGATGCGGCGTAGGCGCTGCCTCCACTTGACGGATGCGTGTGCTGCGGTGCTTGCTGCCTGCAAATTCATACTCATAGCGGATCTCCACCCGGTGCGCGGGATCCGTGTGCGGAGTCGGGCGCTCGCCCACCACTTTGGACGACACGATTCGGCACGGCACCTGCACCCACTTGCGCGTCATCTGCGCCTTTTCATACGAGAGCCACATGCGCCAGGCAAAGAATGATCCGGCGATGATGAGGAACACTCCCATCGCTCCCAGCCACAAGCGGCCTGATTGAGATGCAAATTGATTCTGCGACATGGCTTCAGGGGAAGCAGGCTTTGACTACGCTTCACACGTGTTCCATACAGAGATGCGACCATCTCGCAAATTTCCACATGTCCGACCCCGTCCCCATTTCCATACGTCCGCCGCGCTGGCTGCTCAAGCCTGCCGTGGAGGGCGCTGCGGAGCTGGCGGCAGACATGGGGCTGCCTCCGCTCATGGCACAGTTGCTCGTGCAGCGCGGACTCACTACCGTGGAAGAGGCGCGCGATTTCCTCGTACCCAAGCTCGCCACGCTCGGAGACCCCACTGTGCTGCCAGAGATGGGCCTGGCCGTCAATCGCATCCTCCGTGCTGTGGACGCTAAAGAAAGCATCGTGCTTTATGGCGACTACGATGTGGACGGCGTCACCTCCATGGCGCTGATGCATCTCATCCTGAAGGCCTATGGGCTCGACACACACCTCTTCCTGCCCACCCGCATGGAGGAAGGCTACGGACTGAGCATGGACGGCATCGCCAAATGCTACGAGCAGTTTGGCAAGCCCGCTCTCTTCATCGCTCTGGACTGCGGCACCACCTCGCTCAAAGAAGTGGCCAAGCTGCGCGCAGATGGCGTGGACTGCGTCATTATTGACCACCACGAGCTCTCCCCCCTCGGCCGTCCGGACTGCCTGGCGCTGGTGAATCCCAAGCTCGGCACCGCCCACCACTACTTCTGCACTGCAGGTCTTGTTTTCAAAGTCTCCCACGCCCTGCTCAAGGCGCGTATGATTCCCGGCTACGATCTCAAGGAGACGCTCGACCTCGTGGCCCTGGGCACCGTGGCAGACTTGGTGCCGCTCATTGACGAAAACCGCCTCCTCGTGCGGCGCGGGCTCGAAGCCCTGGCACAGACGACACGCCACGGCCTCAAGGCCCTCAAGCAGATCGCCGGGGTGGATGGCATCGTGCAGACCCATCACGTAGGCTTTCGTCTTGGCCCTCGTCTCAATGCCGCAGGGCGCCTCGACACCGCCGCTACCGCCTTGCAGCTCTTGCTGGCTGCTGATCCCGATGAAGGTGCCATGCTGGCCGAGCTCCTCGAAGCCCACAACAAAGATCGCCAAAACGTCGAGCAGCAGGTGCATGCCGAGGCCGAAGCTATGCTCGCCGGTATCGGTGATCTCGAGTCCGTCTCCGCCATCGTCCTGGGCTCGCGCTCTTGGCACCCGGGCGTCATCGGCATTGTAGCCTCCCGCATCTCACGCCTCTGCCACCGCCCCACCATCCTGGTCTCCATTGATGAAAACGGCATCGGCAAAGGCAGCGGCCGCAGCATTCCCGGCTTCTCCCTCGTCGAGGCCATCGACATTTGCCGTGCCCACCTGCTCGGCGGCGGCGGCCACGCCATGGCCGCAGGTATCTCCGTCCACGAGGACAAGATCGACTCCTTCCGCACCGCCTTTCAGGAAGCCGCCCGCGAGGCCCTCAGCAAGGAGGCCATGACCGCCGTGCTGGAACTCGATGCCGAGGTCAAGCTGCGCGATCTCTCTCTGAGCTTCTTCGAAAGCTACAAGCTCCTCGAACCCTTCGGCCAGAAAAACCCGGAGCCCCTCTTTCTCTGCCGCAATGTGAAGCCCAAGCTCCCGGGCCGCATCATGAAGGACAAGCACCTGCGCATCATCCTCACCCAGGAGGGAGCCTCCATGGAGGCACGCTGGTTCAATGCCCCCATCGGCAGGCTACCCCCCGCCCCGTGGGATGTGGCCATGCGTATCCAGCGCGGCTGGTTCCGTGGCGTGGAGCAGTGGCAGCTCACCCTGGAGGCCGTCCGCACCGCAGAATCCGTTCAGCGTGGGTGATACCGGTAGTGCCCGGTAATCGGAAACTCAAACAGCCGGTTCTCATGCCTGGGTCCGCTGCCGATGTTGTGCACGATCCATGGCGTCGCACTGCCATCGGTAGCAGGCACCACGATGGCAATATGCGGTAGATTCTCCGGCACCGTACAGGTGATGATGTCTCCGGGCAGATAATCCTCCGCCCTCTGCGTCACCGGCAGCGCTGCCCCGCGTCGTTTGAAAAACGTCTGCAGATTCGGCACTCTCCGGTGGTCGATGTTTTTGTCCGTGCTGCGCAGGCCCCAGATTTTCGGGTATGAATCAAAGGCCCGCTTCATGTCCTCGTGCACCAGCTTTTGCAGATCAATGCCCAGCGCCCGGTAGCTGCGGATCACCTCATCCGTGCACACGCCCGTATCCGCAGGCACATCTCCTCTCGGATAATCCAGCACCACATACGCAGGATCGTAGCGCACCGTATGCTTCACCCGCTCCAGCGCCGCCTGCACCAGCCTCTCGGCAAAGGACGGCGCAGCAGTCTGCGCCATGCACGTCAAGGCGAAGGCTGAGAACAAAAGGCATACGCGGCACAAGAAAATCATGGCTCGATTCGACACGCAGAAGCTAAGCGGCGTTGAACTTATATCCCCCACTGTGCAAGACAATCCACCTCCCTTAGAGCAGCGTGAGCGGATTCACCCGCGTCTTCAGCGGAAAGGCCACCCGCTGCCCGTTCAGGCGATGGGATTCAAAAATGGCGCTGATCATCTCGATGGTCTCCCTCCCCTGCGCAGCATTACAAAGCGGCGCACGCTTTTCCTGAATCGCCGCGATCAGATCCAGCCCCGCCGCCTCATGGCTGGAGAGCTTTTTCCCCAGATCCGCGATGGGCTCAGCCTTATCCACCCCCGCTGTGGTGATCGGCACCCACTTCCGTGGCTCCTTGGCCGCCGGGTCAAACGGACTCCCCGTGCACAGATGTGCCACAGGCTCTTTGTCGATGCGGAAATCAATAATTCCCTTGGTGCCGATGATCTGCAGGCCAAACCCCGCCTCTTTCGTGCCTGCGCTCTGGATCGAATCAAAGAAGAGCGGCATGCCGCCCGCCAGTTCAAAGCGTGCATGCACCTCATTGCCAGCCAGCGAGCCAATTCCTTCGTCCCCCTCCTTCACGTCCGCCTTGGTCACGGGATTCCCCGCTTGCAGCACGGTGGCGCTGCATGCTTGCGGCGCCCCACCAAAAAACGTGGCCAGATTAAAGATATGGCAGCCCAGCACCCAAAGATCCAGCGAGCCTCCACGCGTATCCTCCTTGCCACGTCCGCGCATTTCCAGCACACGCCCTATGACACCATCCTGGATCAGCTTTGCCACCACCGGCAGCGCAGGATGGTAGCGGTTGCGGTGCGCGATGGCGATCTTGGTACCCGCCTTGTCCGCTGCCGCGATGACCTCGTCCACCTCCTCCAGGCTGCGGCAAAACGGCTTCTCAATATAAACGCCCTTCGCCCCGGCCTGAATCGCCGCCAGCAGCATGTCACGGTGCTGGTCGATGTGCCTCGGCCCGATTGCCACGAGGTCCGGCTTGGTCTCTGACAGCATGGCCTTGTAATCGGCAAACCCTTTGCTCACCCCCAGCTTCTTCAGCTCGCCAGCCAGCCCTTTTTCGTCCGCATCCGCGACTGCAGCGATTTCGACCGTGGGAATCTTGAGCCACATGGTATCAAGACCGTGACCATAGCTGCCTCGTCCGGTGTGTCCGATGATAGCAACCCGGAGCTTGGAATCAGCGGCGGCCAGGCTTGAGGTGACAAATACGGCAGGCAGGGAGGCGAGGAGACGGCGGCGGTTCATGAGCAACAGGAACGTTAGCACCCGCCCGAAAAACTCACCAGGATGTTTTCATTCCACCCAGAAAGCTGGAGAAACCACTCATAAGCGATTGTGAATTCACCTTTTGAGTTTGTTTGCTCCATTTTTTGTCTATCCATGCGGGCTGCTTATCCCGCAGCTCCCCCACCACCCACACATGTCAGACATCAAGGAACATGCCGCAGGAGACTCCGTGCCGGAGCTGAAGCAGCGTATTCAAGAACTTGAGGCCATGCTCCATGCCAGCAGCCTCCGCCTGCCCGACGCGCCTGCCGAGGCCGTGCGGGAGCTCGCAGAGAGCGAGGAACGCTTTGCCCTGGCTGTGCGTGGAACCAATGACGGCATCTGGGACTGGGACATTCGCACCGGAAAGGTCTTTTTCTCCCCCCGGTGGAAAAGCATGATCGGCTACGAGGAGACCGAGCTCGAAAACTCCTTCGCCACCTTTGAAAGCCTGCTTCATCCGGAGGACCACGATCGCGTTATGGCCATCCTGAACGACTATCTGTCAGGCTTCAGCCCCTACTACGCCGTGGAGTTCCGCTTCCGCCACAAAGACGGCAGCTGGCGCTGGATCCTGGCACGCGGTCGTGCCCTGCGAGACGCGTCCGGCACTCCTTATCGCATGGCGGGCTCCCATACCGACATCACCGAGCGCAGGCATGTCGAAGAGGAGCTGCGCCAGGCCCGGCACGATGCCGAGGCCGCCAGCAGCGCCAAAAGCTCCTTCCTGGCCAACATGAGCCACGAGATCCGCACGCCCATGAACGGCGTCATCGGCATGAGCGAGCTCCTGCTCGGCACCGAGCTGAATGACACCCAGCGCGAGTACCTCGAGATGCTCAAGCTTTCCGCGGACTCGCTGCTGGAGCTGCTCAATGACATCCTCGACTTCTCCAAGATCGAGGCTGGTCGCATGGATCTGGACGCGCACGAGTTTGATCTCAGCGAAGTTGTCACAGAGGTGGCACAGGCCATGGGCGTCCGGGCTTTCCAAAAACGCCTGGTGCTCCTGCATCACATCAATTCAGATGTTCCCGTGCGTCTCATTGGCGATGACGGCAGGCTTCGCCAGATCCTCGTCAACTTGGTCGGCAATGCCATCAAGTTCACCAACGAAGGCGGCGTCACCATCGATGTCAGCCTGGAATCCCTCACGGCAGACAAGGCCACGCTCCATTTCAAGGTCAACGACACCGGCATCGGCATCTCCGATGACATGCACGAGAGCATCTTCGAGGCCTTTACCCAGGCGGAGAGCTCCACCTCGCGTCGCTATGGCGGCACCGGCCTGGGACTGGCCATTTGCCACGATCTCGTCGGCCTCATGCAGGGCCGCATCTGGGTGGAGAGCCAGCCGGGAAAGGGCAGCACCTTCCACTTCACCGCTGCCTTTGGCCGCACCAGCGGCAT
This sequence is a window from Prosthecobacter vanneervenii. Protein-coding genes within it:
- a CDS encoding AAA family ATPase, yielding MTPTLCILGGCNGAGKTTLARELLPRLGIMRFLNADEIARGLSPLDPSLTAFKAGRLLIEEARGLIAAKASFAIESTLSGKTYVAMIREAKAQGYRFLLHYIMIGSGDQAVGRVALRVKMGGHHVPDEDVRRRFDRSRKHFMQDYLPLADEWVLWDNALPPHRQIADSSTHNLEQLQTMLASTKVQEVPPMEMSEMVRIGLEASRVATEKMMDYYKRMGIKVTPQMTLVPEKPKRVRRK
- a CDS encoding flavodoxin family protein, with protein sequence MNKVLVLYDSRSGNVAKMAALVAEGAGQVPETEVRVRHVDEATAEDVVWCDGLAVGSPTNMGILSWKMKRFWDETMADKWLEVDGKIACAFSSAGGWGGGMEMACQSILTVLMNFGFLVFGVTDYSGRKMTLHYGAVASKEPREEETQEACRILGRRLAEWTALYVHGRKDQNPLTKGVKRLCPGDFVEDKTQQA
- a CDS encoding arylsulfatase, coding for MKRLLLLTLLLLGAFAHAADKPNIIFILADDMGYGDAGCFGQKTLTTPHLDKMAAQGMKFTRMYAGCTVCAPSRCVLMTGLHTGHCRVRGNGEGHIPDDDLTLPKVLKSAGYHTACIGKYGLGKPIPLDDPQRKGFDEFFGYVGTSHAHNFYTKALVRNGKIVELPNTVIPGSAKDAKDYSDSDLVGTGVAPLDGRKAWVPQLLADDVQRYLGERAKAKEPFFLYYAFNIPHANNEAGKNSPLGHGMESPDYGEFKDKDWPDAEKGFAQFMRFLDNEVGKVLSRLKELGLAENTLVMFSSDNGPHQEGGHQSDFFNSNGDFKGIKRDMTDGGIREPFIAWWPGRIKAGTTSEHVCGFQDILPTLADLSLTKLSSDPQLDGISFAPTLLGKSDQQQHSHLYWAFDEQGGKIAVLKWPWKLIHLNTGAAPKNPKAKGKPKPLEKLLYNLETDIGEEKNLAAEKPEIVVELEKLMQASYRAP
- a CDS encoding DUF3592 domain-containing protein; the encoded protein is MSQNQFASQSGRLWLGAMGVFLIIAGSFFAWRMWLSYEKAQMTRKWVQVPCRIVSSKVVGERPTPHTDPAHRVEIRYEYEFAGSKHRSTRIRQVEAAPTPHLDVAMQRQQEFPPGTERVCYVNPTAPDEAVLQHGSRAALYSIWFPLLFVAGGVGMVRGALRRAV
- the recJ gene encoding single-stranded-DNA-specific exonuclease RecJ gives rise to the protein MSDPVPISIRPPRWLLKPAVEGAAELAADMGLPPLMAQLLVQRGLTTVEEARDFLVPKLATLGDPTVLPEMGLAVNRILRAVDAKESIVLYGDYDVDGVTSMALMHLILKAYGLDTHLFLPTRMEEGYGLSMDGIAKCYEQFGKPALFIALDCGTTSLKEVAKLRADGVDCVIIDHHELSPLGRPDCLALVNPKLGTAHHYFCTAGLVFKVSHALLKARMIPGYDLKETLDLVALGTVADLVPLIDENRLLVRRGLEALAQTTRHGLKALKQIAGVDGIVQTHHVGFRLGPRLNAAGRLDTAATALQLLLAADPDEGAMLAELLEAHNKDRQNVEQQVHAEAEAMLAGIGDLESVSAIVLGSRSWHPGVIGIVASRISRLCHRPTILVSIDENGIGKGSGRSIPGFSLVEAIDICRAHLLGGGGHAMAAGISVHEDKIDSFRTAFQEAAREALSKEAMTAVLELDAEVKLRDLSLSFFESYKLLEPFGQKNPEPLFLCRNVKPKLPGRIMKDKHLRIILTQEGASMEARWFNAPIGRLPPAPWDVAMRIQRGWFRGVEQWQLTLEAVRTAESVQRG
- a CDS encoding DUF1287 domain-containing protein, yielding MAQTAAPSFAERLVQAALERVKHTVRYDPAYVVLDYPRGDVPADTGVCTDEVIRSYRALGIDLQKLVHEDMKRAFDSYPKIWGLRSTDKNIDHRRVPNLQTFFKRRGAALPVTQRAEDYLPGDIITCTVPENLPHIAIVVPATDGSATPWIVHNIGSGPRHENRLFEFPITGHYRYHPR
- a CDS encoding Gfo/Idh/MocA family protein, with product MNRRRLLASLPAVFVTSSLAAADSKLRVAIIGHTGRGSYGHGLDTMWLKIPTVEIAAVADADEKGLAGELKKLGVSKGFADYKAMLSETKPDLVAIGPRHIDQHRDMLLAAIQAGAKGVYIEKPFCRSLEEVDEVIAAADKAGTKIAIAHRNRYHPALPVVAKLIQDGVIGRVLEMRGRGKEDTRGGSLDLWVLGCHIFNLATFFGGAPQACSATVLQAGNPVTKADVKEGDEGIGSLAGNEVHARFELAGGMPLFFDSIQSAGTKEAGFGLQIIGTKGIIDFRIDKEPVAHLCTGSPFDPAAKEPRKWVPITTAGVDKAEPIADLGKKLSSHEAAGLDLIAAIQEKRAPLCNAAQGRETIEMISAIFESHRLNGQRVAFPLKTRVNPLTLL
- a CDS encoding PAS domain-containing hybrid sensor histidine kinase/response regulator encodes the protein MSDIKEHAAGDSVPELKQRIQELEAMLHASSLRLPDAPAEAVRELAESEERFALAVRGTNDGIWDWDIRTGKVFFSPRWKSMIGYEETELENSFATFESLLHPEDHDRVMAILNDYLSGFSPYYAVEFRFRHKDGSWRWILARGRALRDASGTPYRMAGSHTDITERRHVEEELRQARHDAEAASSAKSSFLANMSHEIRTPMNGVIGMSELLLGTELNDTQREYLEMLKLSADSLLELLNDILDFSKIEAGRMDLDAHEFDLSEVVTEVAQAMGVRAFQKRLVLLHHINSDVPVRLIGDDGRLRQILVNLVGNAIKFTNEGGVTIDVSLESLTADKATLHFKVNDTGIGISDDMHESIFEAFTQAESSTSRRYGGTGLGLAICHDLVGLMQGRIWVESQPGKGSTFHFTAAFGRTSGISIKPRAPRKKTVVTTNTSMKVLIVEDGHVSQLVGARMLEKRGHHVTLASSGREAIVRCQKDTFDAILMDVHMPGLNGYEATARIRRLEQSTGRHVPIIAMTANAMKGDREKCLAAGMDDYISKPLRSDELFRVVEQYAQRSAPQDEGQQSVEAAPAAPRAKVVPPPFNLAEFRESTGDEKLIRKLVSIFAEDSQKYLRKAEKALATGKAGPLYEAAHALKGMLGVYAAGIALKHCSELCEYAHAGDMKGAQIMLDQVKKECVTLDQALTAAFQTGAK